The proteins below come from a single Mycolicibacterium sp. TY81 genomic window:
- a CDS encoding urea amidolyase associated protein UAAP2, translating into MSTVIDSVPALVSGTTILDEIVEARGPWSAIVAAGDVLTIVDLHGNQAVDTLIYGAHDTSRRYSAQTTITAQKSLFVSTGTVLRDSDGGALMTVVADEVGNHDTVGGACSQESNTLRYGHHTRHQHACVENFLIEGARYGLGKRDLAPNLNFFMNVPVEADGTLGIVDGLSAPGLRVALRADTDVLVLVSNCPQINNPCNGFDPTPVRMIVTRPS; encoded by the coding sequence ATGAGCACCGTCATCGACTCGGTCCCCGCGCTGGTGTCCGGCACGACCATCCTCGACGAGATCGTCGAGGCCCGCGGCCCCTGGTCGGCGATCGTCGCGGCAGGCGACGTGCTGACCATCGTCGACCTGCACGGCAATCAGGCCGTGGACACGCTGATCTACGGGGCGCACGACACGTCCCGCCGGTACAGCGCCCAGACCACCATCACGGCGCAGAAGTCGCTGTTCGTCAGCACCGGAACCGTGTTGCGCGACAGCGACGGTGGGGCACTGATGACCGTGGTGGCCGACGAGGTCGGCAATCACGACACCGTCGGCGGCGCCTGCTCGCAGGAGTCCAACACCCTGCGCTACGGCCACCACACCCGCCATCAGCATGCGTGCGTCGAGAACTTTCTCATCGAAGGCGCCCGCTACGGCCTCGGAAAGCGTGACCTGGCACCGAATCTCAACTTCTTCATGAACGTGCCGGTGGAGGCCGACGGCACGCTCGGCATCGTCGACGGGCTGTCGGCGCCGGGACTGCGGGTGGCGCTGCGCGCCGACACCGACGTCCTCGTGCTGGTGTCCAATTGCCCGCAGATCAACAACCCGTGCAACGGCTTCGATCCGACACCGGTGCGGATGATCGTCACCCGCCCGTCCTGA
- a CDS encoding urea amidolyase associated protein UAAP1: MSSSSTTSTTAAARAHARAQAGTHTAAMPVVPASQWPTPPAGVDAHRLTWAETVPGGRYTSKVLDRGTRLRLTDIEGRACAHLLLWRADAPWERLNTADTVKVPWQAYLGTGHPLLDDQGRVLATIVADTSGHHDALCGTTTRSQNEARYGAGSAHSDSPAGRELLVLAALKHGLGPRDVGPGVSFFHGVRADDAGQLVSTGSAGAGTAVELLVHLPVIVAIANTAHPLDPEPSFNTSDLEVLAWSAPADLADLAARAETIGPEYERAHRNTEDVWTALHLTEGVPA, translated from the coding sequence GTGAGTTCTTCGTCCACCACCTCGACGACCGCCGCCGCCCGCGCACACGCCCGTGCGCAGGCCGGCACCCACACCGCGGCCATGCCCGTCGTTCCGGCATCGCAGTGGCCGACACCGCCGGCCGGTGTCGATGCCCACCGCCTGACCTGGGCCGAGACGGTGCCCGGCGGCCGCTACACCAGCAAGGTGCTGGACCGCGGAACGCGGTTGCGGCTCACCGACATCGAGGGCCGCGCGTGCGCGCACCTGCTGCTGTGGCGCGCCGACGCCCCCTGGGAGCGCCTGAACACCGCCGACACCGTCAAGGTGCCGTGGCAGGCGTATCTCGGCACCGGGCACCCGCTGCTCGATGACCAGGGCCGGGTCCTGGCGACCATCGTCGCCGACACCTCGGGCCACCACGATGCCCTGTGCGGCACCACAACCCGGTCCCAGAACGAAGCCCGCTACGGTGCCGGCAGCGCGCACTCGGACAGCCCGGCCGGCCGCGAGTTGCTGGTGCTCGCCGCACTCAAGCACGGCCTGGGGCCGCGCGACGTAGGCCCCGGCGTGTCGTTCTTCCACGGCGTCCGGGCCGACGATGCGGGGCAACTGGTGTCGACGGGCTCGGCCGGAGCCGGCACCGCGGTCGAACTGCTCGTGCACCTGCCGGTGATCGTGGCGATCGCCAACACCGCACACCCGCTCGACCCGGAGCCGAGCTTCAACACCTCGGACCTGGAGGTGCTGGCCTGGTCGGCTCCCGCCGACCTCGCCGATCTGGCCGCGCGCGCCGAAACCATCGGACCCGAATACGAACGCGCCCACCGCAACACCGAAGACGTCTGGACCGCACTGCATCTCACCGAAGGAGTTCCCGCATGA
- a CDS encoding amino acid permease — translation MTLTNTSPADHDDLAEFGYDQQLHRSLGKFASFAAGFSFVSILTTIFQLFGLGYSFGGPAFFWTWPVVFIGQFAVALCFAELAARYPISGAIYQWARRLGGEVVGWFGGWFMIVAQIITASAAAIALQVVLPAVWPGFQIIGTDTALTSADGAANAVLLGTALLIITTTINCIGVRWMSRVATIGVCCEIVGVIAVVGVFFTHAQRGPQVVFDTGGAGSGYGWAWIASGLMAAYVMVGFGSAGELAEETRDARRVAPRTIRSALTVSALGGGLMIVGALMAAPSLTDGRLATEGLPYVLGAVLSSPWGTLLLIDVAIAIFICTLAIQTAATRLMFSMARDQRLPFSALLSRVNPATGTPIPPAIVVGVACVGVLLVNVGNSAIFATLASVCIIAIYIAYLLVTAPLLAHRLRGMRWDASVTDAGGRPLFSLGRWGLPVNIFAVVYGVAMVINLAWPRPEIYDPTGTMPLLVWAGPFTIVAIVALGALCFPYRRTHPRPVGSL, via the coding sequence ATGACATTGACCAACACGTCGCCGGCAGATCACGACGATCTCGCCGAGTTCGGCTACGACCAACAGCTGCACCGCTCGCTGGGCAAGTTCGCCTCGTTCGCGGCCGGTTTCTCGTTCGTGTCGATCCTCACCACGATCTTCCAATTGTTCGGCCTCGGATACAGTTTCGGCGGGCCGGCGTTCTTCTGGACCTGGCCGGTGGTGTTCATCGGACAGTTCGCGGTGGCCTTGTGCTTCGCCGAACTCGCGGCCCGCTACCCGATCTCGGGGGCCATCTACCAGTGGGCCCGCCGCCTCGGCGGTGAGGTGGTCGGCTGGTTCGGTGGCTGGTTCATGATCGTCGCCCAGATCATCACCGCATCCGCCGCGGCCATCGCGCTGCAGGTGGTGCTGCCGGCGGTGTGGCCGGGCTTCCAGATCATCGGCACCGATACCGCACTCACGTCGGCCGATGGCGCCGCCAACGCCGTGCTGTTGGGTACCGCGCTGCTGATCATCACCACCACGATCAACTGCATCGGCGTGCGCTGGATGTCGCGCGTCGCGACGATCGGTGTCTGCTGCGAGATCGTCGGCGTCATCGCGGTCGTCGGAGTCTTCTTCACGCACGCACAGCGCGGTCCGCAGGTCGTCTTCGACACCGGTGGCGCGGGTTCGGGCTACGGCTGGGCCTGGATCGCCTCGGGTCTGATGGCCGCCTACGTCATGGTCGGCTTCGGCTCGGCCGGTGAACTCGCCGAGGAGACGCGCGACGCGCGCCGCGTCGCCCCGCGCACCATCCGGTCGGCGCTCACCGTCTCGGCACTCGGTGGCGGTCTCATGATCGTCGGCGCACTGATGGCGGCGCCGAGCCTGACCGACGGCCGTCTGGCGACCGAAGGCCTGCCCTACGTGCTGGGTGCGGTGCTGTCCTCGCCCTGGGGCACGCTGCTCCTCATCGATGTGGCCATCGCGATCTTCATCTGCACCTTGGCAATTCAGACCGCTGCCACCCGCCTGATGTTCTCCATGGCACGCGACCAGCGGCTGCCGTTCTCGGCGCTGCTGTCGCGCGTCAATCCGGCTACCGGGACGCCGATTCCGCCCGCGATCGTGGTCGGTGTCGCGTGCGTCGGTGTGCTCCTGGTGAACGTCGGCAACTCCGCGATCTTCGCGACCCTGGCCAGCGTCTGCATCATCGCGATCTACATCGCGTACCTGCTGGTGACGGCGCCGCTCCTGGCGCACCGGCTGCGCGGAATGCGCTGGGACGCTTCGGTTACCGACGCCGGTGGCCGGCCGCTGTTCTCGCTGGGTCGCTGGGGCCTGCCGGTCAACATCTTCGCCGTGGTGTACGGCGTGGCCATGGTGATCAACCTGGCCTGGCCGCGGCCGGAAATCTACGACCCGACGGGCACCATGCCGCTGCTGGTGTGGGCCGGGCCGTTCACCATCGTCGCCATCGTCGCGCTCGGCGCCCTGTGCTTCCCGTACCGCCGGACCCACCCGCGCCCCGTCGGGTCGCTCTGA
- a CDS encoding TetR/AcrR family transcriptional regulator: MSRPGRPRHRDALRPGSTAVEQILDAAGELFVTQGFTVTSTRSIAEAVGIRQASLYHHFPNKEAILEALLDATVVPSLDFARRVTRSVDDPKAALWAVTAGDAANLLSVPWNLGRLYLLPEVDGIEGFHRRRRELHAVYRELAVDAVGGRDEFRCGLPVRLTETVIAQRVDDPEITGDEVAEAIADAALRVLEIEVDDALRAEGRALVEQHLAEPD; encoded by the coding sequence ATGAGCCGCCCCGGCCGTCCCCGTCATCGCGATGCCCTACGCCCCGGCAGCACCGCCGTCGAACAGATCCTCGATGCCGCCGGAGAACTGTTTGTGACACAGGGCTTCACGGTCACCTCGACGCGGTCGATCGCCGAAGCCGTCGGCATCCGTCAGGCCTCGCTGTATCACCACTTCCCCAACAAGGAAGCCATCCTCGAGGCACTGCTCGACGCGACGGTGGTGCCGTCGCTGGACTTCGCGCGGCGCGTGACGCGCTCGGTGGACGACCCGAAGGCGGCCCTCTGGGCGGTGACGGCCGGTGACGCGGCCAACCTGCTGTCCGTGCCGTGGAACCTGGGCCGGCTCTATCTGCTGCCGGAGGTCGACGGCATCGAGGGCTTCCACCGCCGGCGCCGCGAGTTGCACGCCGTCTACCGCGAACTGGCGGTCGACGCCGTCGGCGGCCGCGACGAGTTCCGCTGCGGCCTGCCGGTGCGCCTGACCGAGACGGTCATCGCGCAGCGCGTCGACGATCCCGAGATCACCGGCGACGAAGTGGCCGAGGCCATCGCCGATGCCGCCCTACGGGTGCTCGAGATCGAGGTCGACGACGCCCTGCGGGCCGAGGGACGGGCGCTGGTCGAGCAGCACCTGGCCGAGCCGGATTAG
- the hisI gene encoding phosphoribosyl-AMP cyclohydrolase translates to MSLDPGIAARIKRNEAGLFTAVVQQRGTGDVLMVAWMDDDALARTLETREATYFSRSRGEQWVKGLTSGHTQYVHSVRLDCDGDAVLLEVDQVGGACHTGDHSCFDADQLLAPEA, encoded by the coding sequence ATGAGCCTGGATCCCGGGATCGCCGCCCGCATCAAGCGCAACGAGGCCGGGCTGTTCACCGCCGTGGTGCAGCAGCGGGGTACCGGCGATGTGCTGATGGTCGCCTGGATGGACGACGACGCGCTGGCCCGCACTCTGGAAACCCGTGAGGCGACGTACTTTTCCCGCTCGCGCGGTGAGCAGTGGGTCAAGGGTCTGACATCGGGCCACACGCAGTACGTGCACTCGGTGCGGCTGGACTGTGACGGCGACGCCGTGCTGCTCGAAGTCGACCAGGTCGGTGGGGCCTGCCACACCGGCGACCACAGCTGCTTCGACGCCGACCAGTTGCTCGCCCCCGAGGCCTAA
- the hisF gene encoding imidazole glycerol phosphate synthase subunit HisF, producing the protein MSLATRVIPCLDVDGGRVVKGVNFENLRDAGDPVELAAAYDAEGADELTFLDVTASSSGRSTMLEVVRRTAEQVFIPLTVGGGVRSVEDVDTLLRAGADKVSVNTAAIARPELLSELSRQFGSQCIVLSVDARTVPEGSEPTPSGWEVTTHGGRRGTGIDAVEWATRGAELGVGEILLNSMDADGTKAGFDLAMLRAVRAAVSVPVIASGGAGAVGDFAPAVQAGADAVLAATVFHFRELTIGQVKEAMAAEGITVR; encoded by the coding sequence GTGAGTCTCGCAACGCGCGTCATCCCGTGCCTGGACGTCGACGGCGGCCGGGTGGTCAAGGGCGTCAACTTCGAGAACCTGCGGGACGCCGGTGATCCCGTCGAGCTGGCCGCCGCGTATGACGCGGAAGGCGCCGACGAGCTGACGTTCCTGGACGTCACCGCGTCGTCGTCGGGCCGCTCGACCATGCTCGAGGTGGTGCGCCGCACCGCCGAGCAGGTGTTCATCCCGCTGACCGTGGGTGGCGGCGTGCGCTCGGTCGAGGACGTCGACACGCTGCTGCGCGCCGGCGCCGACAAGGTTTCGGTCAACACCGCCGCGATCGCCCGGCCCGAGCTGCTGTCGGAGCTGTCGCGGCAGTTCGGTTCGCAGTGCATCGTGCTGTCGGTGGATGCCCGCACCGTGCCCGAAGGATCCGAGCCGACGCCGTCCGGCTGGGAGGTGACGACCCACGGCGGCCGCCGCGGCACCGGCATCGACGCCGTCGAATGGGCCACGCGCGGAGCCGAACTCGGGGTCGGGGAGATCCTGCTGAATTCCATGGACGCCGACGGCACCAAGGCCGGTTTCGACCTCGCGATGCTGCGGGCGGTGCGCGCCGCGGTGAGCGTGCCGGTGATCGCCAGCGGGGGAGCCGGCGCCGTCGGCGACTTCGCGCCCGCGGTGCAGGCCGGTGCGGATGCGGTCCTGGCGGCCACCGTCTTCCACTTCCGGGAGCTGACGATCGGTCAGGTGAAGGAAGCGATGGCGGCCGAAGGGATCACGGTGCGATGA
- a CDS encoding inositol monophosphatase family protein: MEPARLAELVAAATSILDDAVAPFIAGHQADAAVRKKGNDFATEIDLAIERQVVAALTSATGIGVHGEEFGGEPIDSELVWVLDPIDGTFNYAAGSPMAAILLGLLWRGTPVAGLTWLPFMGQRYVATVDGPVRDGETALPPLAPTTLAESIVGIQTFNIDSKGRFPGRWRNAVLSSLTRECSRVRMHGATGLDLAYVGAGILGGAISFGHHIWDHAAGVALVRAAGGIVTDLAGEPWTADSKSALAAAPGVHERMLEIVKSVGIPEDYL; this comes from the coding sequence ATCGAACCGGCGAGGTTGGCAGAGCTGGTCGCGGCCGCGACCAGCATCCTCGACGATGCCGTCGCCCCGTTCATCGCCGGCCACCAGGCCGACGCGGCAGTTCGCAAGAAGGGCAACGACTTCGCCACCGAGATCGACCTCGCCATCGAGCGCCAGGTCGTCGCGGCCCTGACGTCGGCCACCGGAATCGGTGTGCACGGTGAGGAATTCGGTGGCGAGCCCATCGACTCCGAGCTGGTGTGGGTGCTCGATCCGATCGACGGCACATTCAACTACGCGGCCGGTTCGCCCATGGCGGCGATCCTGCTCGGCCTGCTGTGGCGGGGCACCCCGGTCGCCGGGCTGACGTGGCTGCCGTTCATGGGCCAGCGCTACGTCGCAACCGTGGACGGTCCCGTCCGCGACGGGGAGACGGCCTTGCCGCCGCTGGCCCCGACCACGCTGGCCGAATCCATCGTCGGTATCCAGACCTTCAACATCGATTCGAAGGGCCGTTTCCCGGGGCGGTGGCGCAATGCGGTCCTGTCGAGCCTGACGCGGGAATGCTCGCGGGTGCGGATGCACGGCGCGACGGGCCTCGACCTGGCGTACGTCGGCGCCGGCATTCTCGGCGGCGCGATCAGCTTCGGTCACCACATCTGGGACCACGCCGCGGGTGTCGCCTTGGTCCGGGCCGCCGGCGGTATCGTCACCGACCTCGCCGGCGAGCCGTGGACGGCCGATTCGAAATCTGCGTTGGCCGCCGCACCCGGTGTGCACGAGAGGATGCTGGAGATCGTGAAATCCGTTGGTATTCCGGAGGATTACCTGTGA
- the priA gene encoding bifunctional 1-(5-phosphoribosyl)-5-((5-phosphoribosylamino)methylideneamino)imidazole-4-carboxamide isomerase/phosphoribosylanthranilate isomerase PriA, producing the protein MSLILLPAVDVVDGKAVRLVQGKAGSETDYGSALEAAQTWQRDGAEWVHLVDLDAAFGRGSNRELLAEVVGKLDVAVELSGGIRDDESLKAAMDTGCARVNIGTAALESPEWCKRAIGEYGDRVAVGLDVQFENGSWRLRGRGWETDGGDLWDVLERLDSEGCSRYVVTDVTKDGTLTGPNLDLLSTVAGRTNAPIIASGGVSSLDDLRAIATLTGQGVEGAIVGKALYAERFTLPEALAAVK; encoded by the coding sequence ATGAGTTTGATTCTGTTGCCGGCCGTTGACGTGGTCGACGGCAAGGCGGTGCGGCTGGTGCAGGGCAAGGCCGGCAGCGAGACCGATTACGGTTCGGCGCTGGAGGCGGCGCAGACCTGGCAGCGCGACGGTGCCGAGTGGGTGCACCTGGTGGACCTGGACGCCGCGTTCGGCCGGGGCAGCAACCGGGAACTGCTGGCCGAGGTCGTCGGCAAACTCGATGTGGCCGTGGAACTTTCCGGTGGCATCCGTGACGATGAGTCGCTCAAAGCGGCCATGGACACCGGCTGCGCCCGCGTGAACATCGGCACCGCGGCGCTGGAGAGCCCGGAATGGTGCAAGCGGGCCATCGGCGAGTACGGCGACCGCGTGGCGGTCGGCCTGGACGTGCAGTTCGAGAACGGCAGTTGGCGCCTGCGCGGCCGCGGCTGGGAGACCGACGGCGGCGACCTGTGGGACGTGCTGGAACGCCTCGACAGCGAAGGCTGTTCGCGTTACGTCGTCACCGACGTCACCAAGGACGGCACGCTGACCGGTCCGAACCTGGACCTGCTGAGCACCGTCGCCGGCCGCACCAACGCGCCGATCATCGCGTCGGGTGGCGTGTCGAGCCTGGACGACCTGCGCGCCATCGCCACGCTGACCGGGCAGGGCGTCGAGGGCGCCATCGTCGGAAAGGCCTTGTACGCAGAGCGGTTCACGCTGCCTGAGGCGCTGGCTGCGGTTAAGTGA
- the hisH gene encoding imidazole glycerol phosphate synthase subunit HisH produces MTKKLVVLDYGSGNLRSAQRALERVGADVEVTADAAAAAAADGLVVPGVGAYEACMTGLRSIGGEKIIADRLAAGHPVLGVCVGMQILFSKGVEFGVQTEGCGQWPGEVTRLDAPVIPHMGWNTVDAAADSTLFKGLDADTRFYFVHSYAAQQWGGHADAKVTWATHHVPFIAAVEDGALSATQFHPEKSGDAGATLLANWVEGL; encoded by the coding sequence GTGACAAAGAAACTCGTCGTTCTGGACTACGGCTCGGGCAATCTCCGGTCCGCGCAGCGCGCCCTCGAGCGGGTCGGCGCTGACGTCGAGGTCACCGCCGACGCCGCTGCCGCGGCTGCCGCCGACGGTCTGGTTGTGCCCGGTGTCGGCGCCTACGAGGCCTGCATGACCGGTCTGCGGTCGATCGGCGGCGAGAAGATCATCGCCGACCGGCTGGCCGCGGGCCACCCGGTGCTGGGTGTGTGCGTCGGCATGCAGATTCTGTTCTCGAAGGGCGTCGAGTTCGGGGTGCAGACCGAAGGCTGCGGGCAGTGGCCCGGTGAGGTCACCCGGCTGGATGCGCCGGTGATTCCGCACATGGGCTGGAACACCGTCGATGCCGCCGCCGACAGCACCCTGTTCAAGGGGCTCGACGCCGACACCCGGTTCTACTTCGTGCATTCCTACGCCGCCCAGCAGTGGGGCGGCCATGCCGACGCGAAGGTCACCTGGGCCACGCATCACGTGCCGTTCATCGCGGCCGTCGAAGACGGCGCGTTGTCGGCGACACAGTTTCATCCGGAGAAGAGCGGCGACGCAGGTGCGACGCTGTTGGCGAATTGGGTTGAGGGGCTATGA
- the hisB gene encoding imidazoleglycerol-phosphate dehydratase HisB gives MTRRARVERTTKESSIVVEIDLDGTGQVDISTGVPFFDHMLTSLGTHASFDLTVHAKGDVEIEGHHTVEDTAIVLGQALGQALGDKKGIRRFGDAFIPMDETLAHAAVDVSGRPYFVHTGEPESMVSFTIAGSSVPYHTVINRHVFESLAFNAKIALHVRTLYGRDPHHITEAQYKAVARALRQAVEPDPRVAGVPSTKGTL, from the coding sequence ATGACCCGCCGCGCCCGCGTGGAACGCACCACCAAAGAGTCGAGCATCGTCGTCGAGATCGATCTCGACGGCACCGGCCAGGTCGACATCAGCACCGGGGTGCCGTTCTTCGACCACATGCTGACCTCCCTGGGCACGCACGCCAGCTTCGATCTGACGGTGCACGCCAAGGGTGATGTCGAGATCGAGGGCCACCACACCGTCGAGGACACCGCGATCGTCCTGGGCCAGGCACTCGGCCAGGCCCTGGGCGACAAGAAGGGCATCCGCCGGTTCGGCGACGCGTTCATCCCGATGGACGAGACCCTGGCCCATGCGGCCGTTGACGTTTCGGGCCGTCCGTACTTCGTGCACACCGGTGAACCGGAGTCGATGGTGTCCTTCACCATCGCCGGGTCCTCGGTGCCGTACCACACCGTGATCAACCGGCACGTGTTCGAATCGCTGGCCTTCAACGCCAAGATCGCGCTGCACGTGCGCACGCTGTACGGCCGCGACCCGCACCACATCACCGAGGCGCAGTACAAGGCCGTGGCGCGCGCGCTGCGTCAGGCCGTCGAACCCGACCCTCGGGTGGCCGGCGTGCCGTCGACCAAGGGCACTCTGTGA
- a CDS encoding histidinol-phosphate transaminase: MGKKISLADLPLRENLRGKSPYGAPQLVVPVRLNTNENPHPPTPALVDDVAASVAAAAAELHRYPDRDAMALRTDLAAYMQAQTGVALTAENLWAANGSNEILQQLLQAFGGPGRSAIGFVPSYSMHPIISDGTQTEWLSATRATDFGLDVDVAVAAIEAQRPDVVFVTSPNNPTGQSVPLDDLRRLLDVTPGVLILDEAYGEFSSQPSGVALLAEYPAKLIISRTMSKAFAFAGGRLGYLVADPAVIDAMLLVRLPYHLSVLTQAAARAALRHADETLSSVATLASERDRVAAALSGMGFRVIPSDANFILFGEFADAAATWQRYLDAGVLIRDVGIPGFLRTTVGLAAENDALLEVSAKLAATELAPQGVS, translated from the coding sequence ATGGGTAAGAAGATCTCCCTGGCCGACCTGCCGCTGCGGGAGAACCTGCGCGGCAAATCGCCGTACGGCGCACCGCAACTCGTGGTGCCGGTGCGGCTCAACACCAACGAGAACCCGCACCCGCCGACACCGGCGCTGGTCGACGACGTCGCCGCATCGGTCGCCGCGGCCGCCGCCGAGTTGCACCGCTACCCGGACCGCGACGCCATGGCGCTGCGTACCGATCTGGCCGCGTACATGCAGGCGCAGACGGGTGTCGCGCTGACGGCGGAAAACCTGTGGGCGGCAAACGGTTCCAATGAAATCCTGCAGCAGCTGCTGCAGGCGTTCGGCGGGCCGGGCCGCAGCGCCATCGGTTTCGTGCCGTCGTACTCGATGCACCCCATCATTTCGGACGGCACCCAGACCGAATGGCTGTCGGCAACCCGGGCGACCGATTTCGGCCTCGACGTCGACGTGGCGGTGGCCGCCATCGAGGCGCAGCGACCCGACGTCGTCTTCGTGACCAGCCCCAACAACCCGACCGGGCAGAGCGTTCCGCTCGACGACCTGCGCCGCCTGCTGGACGTCACGCCCGGTGTGCTGATCCTCGACGAGGCGTACGGCGAATTCTCGTCGCAGCCCAGCGGTGTCGCGCTGCTCGCCGAGTACCCGGCCAAGCTGATCATCAGCCGCACCATGAGCAAGGCGTTCGCCTTCGCCGGCGGGCGGCTGGGCTACCTCGTGGCCGACCCTGCCGTGATCGATGCGATGCTGCTGGTGCGGTTGCCGTATCACCTGTCGGTGCTGACGCAGGCGGCCGCGCGTGCCGCGCTGCGGCATGCTGATGAGACGCTGAGCAGCGTCGCCACTTTGGCTTCGGAGCGGGACCGGGTGGCAGCGGCGTTGTCCGGCATGGGTTTCCGGGTGATCCCCAGTGACGCCAACTTCATCCTGTTCGGCGAGTTCGCCGATGCCGCGGCGACCTGGCAGCGCTACCTCGACGCCGGCGTGCTGATCCGCGACGTCGGAATCCCCGGATTCCTGCGCACCACCGTCGGTTTGGCCGCGGAGAACGACGCCCTGCTGGAAGTCAGCGCCAAGCTCGCCGCAACGGAACTAGCCCCACAAGGAGTTTCATGA
- the hisD gene encoding histidinol dehydrogenase: MNTAVKLSRIDLRGQQLSAAQLRAVLPRGGVDVDSVLPKVRPIVDAVVERGAVAALEYGESFDGVRPAAVRVPKAELDAALTRLPADVRVALEVAIERTRAVHADQRRTDTTTTLAPGATVTERWVPVERVGLYVPGGNAVYPSSVVMNVVPAQTAGVDSLVIASPPQKDHGGLPHPTILAAAALLGVDEVWAVGGAQGIALLAYGGVDTTGEELAPVDMITGPGNIFVTAAKRICRSQVGIDAEAGPTEIAILADHSADAVHIAADLISQAEHDEMAASVLVTTSEKLADATDVEVAAQVATTLHRERVTVALNGKQSAIVLVDDLDTGVRVVNAYAAEHLEIQTVDAAEVAGRIRSAGAIFVGAWSPVSLGDYCAGSNHVLPTAGCARHSSGLSVQTFLRGIHVVDYTEAALKDVAGHVITLATAENLPAHGEAVRRRFER; this comes from the coding sequence GTGAACACTGCAGTGAAGCTCTCGCGTATCGATTTGCGAGGTCAGCAGCTGTCCGCGGCGCAGTTGCGAGCGGTGCTGCCCCGAGGCGGTGTCGACGTGGATTCGGTGCTGCCCAAGGTACGCCCGATCGTCGACGCGGTGGTCGAACGCGGTGCGGTGGCGGCCCTCGAATACGGCGAGTCCTTCGACGGCGTGCGGCCGGCCGCCGTACGCGTCCCCAAGGCGGAGCTGGACGCCGCGCTGACCCGCCTGCCCGCCGACGTGCGGGTGGCGCTCGAGGTCGCGATCGAGCGGACCCGTGCCGTGCACGCCGACCAGCGGCGCACCGACACCACCACGACGCTGGCCCCGGGCGCGACCGTCACCGAACGGTGGGTCCCGGTCGAACGCGTCGGGCTGTACGTCCCCGGCGGCAACGCCGTCTACCCGTCGAGCGTCGTGATGAACGTCGTCCCGGCCCAGACCGCCGGCGTCGACTCCCTGGTGATCGCCAGCCCGCCACAGAAGGACCACGGCGGACTACCGCACCCGACCATCCTCGCCGCGGCAGCTCTGCTCGGGGTCGACGAGGTGTGGGCTGTCGGCGGTGCCCAGGGCATCGCGCTGCTGGCTTACGGCGGCGTGGACACGACCGGCGAAGAGCTCGCGCCGGTCGACATGATCACCGGCCCGGGCAACATCTTCGTCACGGCCGCCAAGCGCATCTGCCGTTCCCAGGTGGGCATCGACGCCGAGGCCGGCCCGACGGAGATCGCGATCCTGGCCGATCACTCGGCCGACGCGGTGCACATCGCCGCCGATCTGATCAGCCAGGCCGAGCACGACGAGATGGCGGCCAGCGTGCTGGTCACCACCAGTGAGAAGCTGGCCGACGCCACCGATGTGGAGGTGGCCGCGCAGGTCGCCACGACGCTGCACCGTGAGCGGGTGACGGTCGCGCTGAACGGCAAACAGTCGGCCATCGTGCTGGTGGACGACCTCGACACCGGGGTCCGTGTCGTGAACGCCTACGCCGCCGAGCACCTGGAGATCCAGACCGTCGACGCCGCTGAGGTCGCCGGCCGAATCCGTTCGGCGGGCGCCATTTTCGTCGGCGCCTGGTCGCCGGTGAGCCTCGGCGACTACTGCGCCGGGTCCAACCACGTGCTGCCGACCGCCGGTTGCGCGCGGCACTCCAGTGGCCTGTCGGTGCAGACGTTCCTGCGTGGCATCCACGTCGTCGACTACACCGAGGCGGCCCTGAAAGACGTTGCGGGTCACGTGATCACGCTGGCCACGGCAGAGAACCTGCCGGCGCACGGTGAGGCTGTGCGCCGGAGGTTCGAACGCTGA